A genomic region of Serratia fonticola contains the following coding sequences:
- a CDS encoding host cell division inhibitor Icd-like protein: MRNHTTAPQRFTFLFLPVIRANPQAHPHREQVTAASEREARSLLADRFVLLFAGRLPVREVPYA, from the coding sequence ATGAGAAATCATACCACAGCGCCGCAGCGCTTCACCTTCCTGTTTTTGCCCGTAATTCGTGCCAATCCACAAGCCCACCCTCACCGTGAGCAGGTAACAGCCGCCAGCGAGCGCGAAGCCCGTTCTTTGTTGGCTGATCGGTTTGTACTGCTGTTCGCTGGACGCCTGCCAGTGCGGGAGGTACCTTATGCTTAA
- a CDS encoding HEPN domain-containing protein, which translates to MRVEGEYKKTGYFWLPGEDAKKIPGVLSINDGGEVELEIIGFFDTSINSLDADDNIDRIIGHVEVDGLVTLDDCSYSCKNFSFGGISKSKILVRRALVGADWGKDEDVTFNTFSFTLDCLDEWVGISGIDVRYDRIRKTAMINFNPPEIIEFTLDNEMKLSICFTYSLPSSRSLKEAKITQDAYFKLESDKLLALNDFKTVAYKITNLMCFAMDEVVTMKNVSATSSEIQHEVGAGKKYPVSIKIYYQSIPYSEKIPERDRYNMLFNFGTVKNNAQQVFNNWINAYEYLYPALGLYFSTKVGAQKYLDGKFLALAQGLETYHRRTSNEKLMELEDFESLVSKILEACPNEHIDWLKGRLMHGNEISLRNRLKKIIEPFEEHLGTSKERSKLLRKIVDTRNYFTHYSEDLEGDSAKGKELWNLCLKMEAILNLHFLNVIGFTVEEIKIIIENCAPLQRKLEGV; encoded by the coding sequence GTGAGAGTTGAAGGCGAATATAAGAAGACAGGCTATTTCTGGCTACCAGGAGAGGATGCTAAGAAGATACCTGGAGTGCTCTCGATTAATGATGGGGGAGAGGTTGAGTTAGAAATTATCGGTTTTTTCGATACCAGCATAAATTCCTTAGATGCAGATGATAATATTGATAGGATAATAGGTCATGTTGAAGTAGATGGTCTGGTAACCCTTGATGATTGCTCTTATTCCTGCAAGAACTTCTCATTCGGTGGCATTTCAAAATCAAAGATTCTAGTGCGGAGGGCTTTAGTCGGGGCTGACTGGGGGAAAGATGAGGATGTCACTTTTAATACTTTCTCCTTCACCTTAGACTGCCTGGATGAGTGGGTTGGTATCAGTGGAATAGATGTAAGATATGATAGGATAAGAAAAACGGCAATGATTAATTTTAATCCGCCGGAAATAATAGAATTCACTCTTGATAATGAAATGAAACTATCAATCTGCTTTACATACTCACTTCCTAGCTCTAGAAGCCTAAAAGAGGCTAAAATTACGCAGGACGCATATTTTAAACTTGAATCAGATAAACTGCTTGCTTTGAACGACTTCAAAACTGTTGCTTACAAGATTACTAATCTTATGTGCTTTGCAATGGATGAGGTCGTTACTATGAAAAATGTTTCTGCTACATCCTCAGAAATACAACATGAAGTAGGCGCGGGGAAAAAATATCCTGTTTCAATTAAGATATATTATCAAAGCATTCCATATTCTGAAAAAATACCTGAGCGAGATAGGTATAATATGCTATTCAATTTTGGGACTGTAAAAAACAATGCCCAGCAGGTTTTCAATAATTGGATAAACGCTTATGAATACTTATACCCTGCATTAGGATTATATTTCTCAACTAAAGTAGGTGCTCAAAAATACCTTGATGGTAAGTTCCTAGCTCTGGCTCAAGGGTTGGAAACTTATCATCGTAGAACTAGTAATGAAAAGTTAATGGAACTAGAGGATTTTGAATCACTAGTATCAAAAATTCTTGAGGCATGTCCAAATGAACATATTGACTGGTTGAAAGGCAGATTAATGCATGGTAATGAAATAAGTTTGAGGAATAGATTAAAAAAAATTATTGAACCGTTTGAAGAACACCTTGGAACAAGTAAAGAGAGAAGTAAGCTTCTAAGAAAAATAGTAGACACAAGGAATTACTTTACACATTACAGTGAAGATTTAGAAGGGGATTCTGCTAAGGGAAAAGAACTCTGGAATCTTTGCTTAAAAATGGAAGCTATATTAAATTTGCACTTTTTAAATGTCATTGGTTTCACTGTGGAAGAAATAAAAATAATCATTGAAAATTGCGCACCACTGCAACGAAAACTAGAAGGGGTTTGA
- a CDS encoding AbiV family abortive infection protein, with protein MKKEQGISKYKLNKIATESLRNTIRLHFDSILLYENGSYPSALQLSVLALEEFSKAIWVDHYIWTSETNEGYPGAEFEQEWLKLLYLHPKKQWNFVAKETYDYSPNFISLIRNRKLEEKKQNAIYVGLSRAKGRIDVSSRVSTPWRIKQKDARQFISIINDELLRIYARIEDDEFYFEGGNDMDDVFDYDIYKKLFKWPHKSGIKNNGWRKKNLQRS; from the coding sequence ATGAAAAAAGAACAGGGTATTTCAAAATATAAACTGAATAAAATTGCTACTGAGTCATTGAGGAATACTATCCGTCTCCATTTTGATTCTATATTATTATATGAAAATGGATCGTATCCAAGTGCACTTCAGCTTTCTGTTTTGGCCCTTGAAGAGTTTTCAAAGGCAATTTGGGTAGATCATTACATTTGGACGTCTGAAACTAATGAGGGTTATCCTGGCGCTGAATTCGAGCAGGAATGGTTAAAACTGTTGTATCTTCATCCAAAAAAACAGTGGAACTTTGTAGCTAAAGAAACCTATGATTACTCTCCAAATTTTATCTCTCTGATCCGGAACAGAAAACTAGAAGAGAAAAAACAAAATGCTATATATGTTGGACTATCACGCGCTAAAGGGAGGATTGATGTAAGTAGCCGAGTTTCTACTCCGTGGAGAATTAAACAAAAAGATGCAAGGCAATTTATCTCAATAATCAATGATGAATTACTTAGGATATACGCAAGAATAGAGGACGATGAGTTCTATTTCGAGGGCGGGAATGACATGGATGATGTATTTGACTATGATATATATAAAAAACTTTTCAAATGGCCCCACAAGAGTGGAATAAAAAATAATGGTTGGAGAAAGAAAAACCTTCAACGAAGCTAA
- a CDS encoding DUF4238 domain-containing protein, whose protein sequence is MSNKDLEAKKRHHYVWAKYLTNWGNGTKNVFYTTKTGKIAHDSVRAIAADDYFYKTTILTSKHVEVIKSVSLESPDHLQHQHISYLNDFLKAQHAETLYFKSGIKNQEIEKYIHAMRCNLMENLHASHEKMALLILSALADGQLDILQDKHHMIEFMVFLGHQIARTKPFRDGVLQVLPRRNIIEIEVADAMTHAWWFISYMLGMNIGLSLYSSRHDARHALLVNDTIVPFITSDQPVVNVHSCVSETEFTAPEYADFYYPISPRVAYIICESERFTPGINKVDEVTVAEFNIKVASRAMVHIIGNTESVIRPLRKYIGRHYAKKNGVL, encoded by the coding sequence ATGTCAAATAAAGACCTTGAAGCTAAGAAGCGGCACCATTATGTATGGGCAAAGTATCTCACCAACTGGGGTAACGGGACGAAAAATGTTTTCTACACTACTAAGACAGGGAAGATTGCTCATGACAGTGTGCGTGCTATAGCTGCTGACGACTACTTTTACAAAACTACAATACTGACTAGTAAGCATGTTGAAGTAATAAAAAGCGTATCCCTAGAAAGCCCAGATCATCTTCAGCACCAGCACATATCGTATCTAAACGACTTCCTTAAAGCACAGCATGCGGAAACACTTTATTTTAAGTCTGGCATTAAAAATCAGGAAATTGAGAAATACATACATGCAATGAGATGCAACCTCATGGAAAATCTACATGCTTCTCACGAAAAAATGGCACTACTGATATTGTCCGCCCTCGCTGATGGTCAGCTCGATATACTGCAAGATAAGCATCACATGATTGAGTTCATGGTGTTTTTGGGTCACCAAATCGCTCGCACGAAGCCTTTCCGGGATGGTGTGCTCCAGGTACTACCCAGACGCAATATCATAGAAATTGAAGTGGCAGACGCGATGACGCATGCATGGTGGTTCATAAGCTACATGCTTGGGATGAATATCGGGCTCAGCCTATACTCAAGTCGTCACGACGCAAGGCACGCATTGCTTGTAAATGACACGATAGTGCCTTTCATCACATCCGATCAGCCGGTCGTCAATGTGCATTCATGTGTATCAGAGACAGAGTTTACCGCACCTGAGTACGCAGACTTCTACTACCCAATTTCGCCGCGCGTCGCCTACATCATCTGCGAATCCGAGCGGTTCACGCCAGGCATAAATAAAGTTGATGAAGTCACCGTCGCTGAGTTCAATATCAAAGTGGCGTCTCGGGCTATGGTGCATATCATAGGTAATACCGAGAGCGTTATTCGACCTCTGCGAAAGTACATTGGACGGCACTATGCTAAGAAGAACGGCGTTTTATGA
- a CDS encoding HNH endonuclease signature motif containing protein yields the protein MIKPRTTLKQLEEISPDLWKNQPYGRQIRIYITNLINQGIGPQEIIARTRSWVASGHAIEANRLRRINNRKPHGPPPQLSSARLNAGGLISLSGTRKIPPYRRGKNIQFPKSHVETKSHTEVESPISSLQTWLLSIEDDERKEFVVWCTLQGKTPSKVLWDSFKTYGHTSSAFTSKSEKGIEQHAFELTRSGTGHANKTQSIYSPTLQMREYENDGWSKVKIRKAQGRFRQDVLANWGYRCAITGSALVIEACHIISHASGGTPSVENGIALAVDFHRLLDSGHLRFHGNQIALSDDARKEPRYCNYDGGFLRESIVPVNLTPK from the coding sequence GTGATCAAACCTAGAACCACCTTAAAGCAGCTTGAGGAAATTTCTCCAGATTTATGGAAAAATCAACCTTATGGAAGGCAAATACGAATTTATATCACCAACCTTATAAATCAAGGGATTGGGCCACAGGAAATCATCGCTAGAACACGTTCATGGGTTGCTAGTGGGCATGCAATTGAAGCCAATCGCCTTAGACGGATAAATAATCGTAAACCGCATGGCCCTCCACCTCAACTTTCGAGTGCAAGGCTTAATGCCGGCGGATTAATATCTCTCAGCGGTACTCGTAAAATCCCACCATACCGACGCGGGAAAAATATTCAATTTCCTAAAAGCCATGTGGAAACTAAAAGCCATACAGAGGTTGAGTCTCCTATCAGCTCCCTGCAAACGTGGCTGTTGAGTATTGAGGATGATGAACGCAAGGAATTTGTGGTTTGGTGTACTCTACAAGGCAAAACTCCAAGTAAAGTTTTATGGGATTCCTTTAAAACTTATGGGCATACCTCTTCAGCTTTCACATCAAAATCAGAAAAAGGCATTGAACAACATGCTTTCGAACTCACACGAAGCGGAACAGGACACGCAAACAAAACTCAATCAATATATTCCCCGACCTTGCAAATGCGGGAGTATGAAAATGATGGATGGTCAAAGGTTAAAATACGTAAAGCTCAGGGGCGTTTCCGCCAAGATGTACTTGCAAATTGGGGATATCGCTGCGCTATCACAGGTAGCGCTCTTGTCATAGAGGCTTGCCATATTATTAGCCACGCAAGTGGCGGGACTCCCAGTGTTGAGAATGGCATTGCTCTTGCCGTAGATTTTCACCGCCTCCTAGACAGTGGACACTTACGTTTCCACGGCAATCAGATAGCATTATCAGATGATGCACGTAAAGAACCACGTTACTGCAATTATGACGGGGGATTTTTGCGAGAATCAATCGTTCCTGTCAACCTAACGCCAAAATAA
- the fis gene encoding DNA-binding transcriptional regulator Fis, which yields MFEQRVNSDVLTVSTVNSQDQVTQKPLRDSVKQALKNYFAQLNGQDVNDLYELVLAEVEQPLLDMVMQYTRGNQTRAALMMGINRGTLRKKLKKYGMN from the coding sequence ATGTTCGAACAACGCGTAAATTCTGACGTACTGACCGTTTCAACCGTGAACTCACAGGATCAAGTGACTCAAAAGCCTCTGCGTGACTCGGTTAAGCAAGCACTGAAGAACTATTTTGCTCAACTGAATGGTCAAGACGTTAATGATCTGTATGAGCTGGTACTGGCTGAAGTTGAACAGCCACTGTTGGACATGGTGATGCAATACACCCGTGGCAACCAGACCCGTGCAGCCCTGATGATGGGCATCAACCGCGGTACACTGCGTAAGAAATTGAAAAAATACGGCATGAACTGA
- the dusB gene encoding tRNA dihydrouridine synthase DusB, with protein MRIGHHQLTNCLIAAPMAGITDRPFRTLCHAMGAGMAVSEMLSSNPEVWRTDKSRLRMVHSDEPGIRSVQIAGCDPDDMAAAARINVASGAQIIDINMGCPAKKVNRKLAGSALLQYPDLVKQILLAVVNAVDVPVTLKIRTGWAPEHRNCVEIAQLAEDCGIQALTIHGRTRACLFNGNAEYDSIRAVKQNVSIPIIANGDITDPHKARAVLDYTGADALMIGRAAQGRPWIFREIQHYLDTGELLPPMPLGEVKHLLIGHIRELHGFYGQGKGFRIARKHVSWYLQEHAPNDQFRRTFNAIEDASEQLEALEAYFENLA; from the coding sequence ATGCGCATTGGACACCACCAGTTAACAAATTGCCTGATTGCGGCCCCGATGGCCGGCATCACAGATCGCCCATTCAGAACCTTATGTCATGCAATGGGTGCTGGGATGGCTGTATCCGAAATGCTCTCCTCCAATCCGGAGGTGTGGCGAACGGATAAGTCACGTCTGCGTATGGTGCATAGTGATGAACCAGGGATCCGCTCCGTGCAAATTGCCGGATGCGATCCTGATGATATGGCCGCCGCGGCGCGCATTAATGTGGCCAGCGGCGCACAGATCATCGACATCAATATGGGGTGCCCGGCCAAGAAAGTGAACCGGAAGCTTGCAGGGTCTGCGTTACTGCAGTACCCGGATCTGGTTAAACAGATCCTCCTCGCGGTAGTCAACGCGGTGGATGTGCCGGTAACACTTAAGATCCGTACCGGCTGGGCGCCAGAACACCGTAACTGTGTAGAGATTGCCCAACTGGCCGAAGATTGTGGTATACAGGCCCTGACTATTCATGGCCGAACCCGTGCCTGCCTGTTTAACGGCAACGCGGAGTACGACAGTATTCGGGCAGTTAAGCAGAATGTTTCCATTCCGATTATCGCGAACGGCGACATTACTGACCCGCATAAAGCCAGAGCAGTGCTCGACTACACCGGGGCTGATGCCCTGATGATAGGCCGTGCTGCTCAGGGGAGACCCTGGATCTTCCGGGAAATCCAGCATTATCTGGACACTGGGGAGCTGCTGCCACCGATGCCACTTGGCGAAGTGAAGCACTTGTTGATAGGGCATATTCGGGAATTGCACGGCTTTTATGGCCAAGGCAAGGGATTCCGGATTGCACGAAAGCACGTCTCCTGGTACTTACAGGAGCATGCCCCAAATGACCAGTTTCGGCGCACATTCAACGCCATAGAGGATGCCAGCGAACAGCTGGAGGCGTTGGAGGCATATTTCGAAAATCTTGCGTAA
- a CDS encoding carbonic anhydrase, translating to MKGKALLAALLAASFSINAAEHAHWGYEGQEDPAHWGKLSPDFSLCETGKNQSPVNIQGALKTHHGKLELAFKPGKQQIVNNGHTIQVNVSEGNTLRLDNDTFTLQQFHFHTPSENEIDGKQFPLEAHFVYKDKDGALAVLALMFQEGKANPQLAQAWQQMPTAVDQTAVLNKPVDINALLPKQFNFYRFSGSLTTPPCSEGVSWLVLDAPVSASAEQISQFHSVVHHDNNRPIQPLNGRVIVD from the coding sequence ATGAAAGGAAAAGCGTTGCTTGCCGCCCTGTTGGCCGCCAGCTTCTCGATCAATGCCGCCGAACACGCTCATTGGGGATATGAAGGTCAGGAAGACCCGGCACACTGGGGCAAGCTCTCCCCCGATTTCTCACTGTGTGAAACCGGTAAAAATCAGTCCCCTGTCAATATTCAGGGCGCATTAAAAACCCACCACGGCAAGCTTGAACTGGCTTTCAAGCCGGGTAAACAGCAAATCGTCAACAATGGCCACACCATTCAGGTCAACGTCAGCGAAGGAAACACCTTGCGGCTGGATAACGACACTTTCACGCTGCAGCAATTTCATTTCCACACCCCCAGCGAAAATGAGATCGATGGTAAGCAGTTCCCTCTGGAAGCCCACTTTGTCTACAAAGACAAAGACGGTGCCCTGGCGGTGCTAGCCCTGATGTTCCAGGAAGGTAAGGCCAACCCGCAGCTGGCACAGGCCTGGCAACAAATGCCCACCGCCGTTGATCAGACCGCCGTATTGAACAAACCGGTGGATATCAACGCGCTGTTGCCTAAGCAGTTTAACTTTTACCGTTTCAGCGGCTCATTGACTACTCCGCCCTGTTCCGAGGGAGTCAGTTGGCTAGTGCTGGACGCGCCTGTAAGCGCCTCTGCCGAGCAGATCAGTCAATTCCACTCGGTAGTCCATCATGACAACAATCGCCCGATACAGCCGCTGAACGGTCGCGTAATCGTCGATTGA
- the prmA gene encoding 50S ribosomal protein L11 methyltransferase, whose translation MPWIQLKLNTTGSQAEDLSDALVESGAVSVTFQDTHDNPVFEPLPGETLLWGDTDVIGLFDAETDMADVVAMLEQHPLLGIGFRHKIEQLEDKDWEREWMDNFHPMRFGERLWICPSWRDVPDPSAVNVMLDPGLAFGTGTHPTTALCLQWLDGLDLTDKTVIDFGCGSGILAIAALKLGAARAIGIDIDPQAIQASRDNAQRNGVSERLELYLPKDQPADLLADVVVANILAGPLRELAPLIGALPKSGGYLGLSGVLATQAASVAEAYQDKFNLDPVAEREEWCRITGQRK comes from the coding sequence ATGCCTTGGATCCAACTTAAACTGAACACCACCGGCAGCCAGGCAGAAGACCTGAGTGATGCGTTGGTTGAAAGCGGCGCGGTATCGGTGACCTTTCAGGACACCCATGACAACCCGGTATTTGAACCCTTGCCAGGCGAAACCCTGCTATGGGGCGATACCGATGTGATCGGCCTGTTTGACGCCGAGACCGATATGGCTGACGTGGTCGCCATGTTGGAACAACATCCGCTGCTGGGTATCGGTTTCCGCCATAAAATCGAGCAGTTGGAAGACAAAGACTGGGAGCGCGAATGGATGGATAACTTCCATCCCATGCGTTTTGGCGAACGCCTGTGGATTTGCCCAAGCTGGCGCGACGTGCCCGATCCGTCAGCAGTGAATGTCATGCTCGATCCAGGCCTGGCGTTCGGCACCGGAACACACCCCACCACGGCGCTTTGCCTGCAATGGCTGGATGGCCTGGATCTGACGGATAAAACCGTCATCGACTTCGGTTGCGGTTCCGGCATCCTGGCGATTGCCGCGTTAAAACTCGGTGCTGCGCGCGCTATTGGCATTGATATCGATCCCCAGGCCATTCAGGCCAGCCGCGACAACGCACAACGTAACGGCGTGTCTGAACGTTTGGAGCTGTATTTGCCAAAAGACCAGCCTGCCGATCTGCTGGCCGACGTGGTCGTGGCCAATATTCTGGCAGGCCCATTGCGTGAGTTGGCACCGCTGATCGGCGCTCTGCCAAAATCCGGTGGTTATCTTGGCCTGTCTGGCGTGCTGGCGACGCAGGCCGCCAGCGTCGCAGAAGCTTACCAGGATAAGTTCAATCTCGACCCGGTTGCTGAACGCGAAGAGTGGTGCCGCATCACCGGCCAACGCAAATAG
- the panF gene encoding sodium/pantothenate symporter: MQTEVILPLVAYLLLVFGLSVYAYSRRQSGNFLSEYFLGNRSMGGFVLAMTLTATYISASSFIGGPGAAYKYGLGWVLLAMIQLPAVWLSLGVLGKKFAILARRYNAITLNDMLFARYQSRLLVWLASLSLLVAFLGAMTVQFIGGARLLETAAGIPYDKGLLIFGVSIALYTAFGGFRASVLNDAMQGLVMLLGTILLLIAVIHAAGGLHSAVDKLQQIDPALVTPQGGDQILSLPFMASFWILVCFGVIGLPHTAVRCISYKDSKAVHRGIILGTIVVAVLMFGMHLAGALGRAVLPDLQIPDQVIPTLMVTVLPPYAAGIFLAAPMAAIMSTINAQLLQSSATIIKDMYLGVRPQLMQNEKMIKRFSSLTTLILGLLVLLAAWRPPEMIIWLNLLAFGGLEAVFLWPLVLGLYWERANAQGALSSMLVGALCYTLLASFDLRLAGLHPIVPSLLLSLLAFYLGNVYGEKRQLASSLPS, translated from the coding sequence ATGCAAACTGAAGTCATTCTGCCGCTGGTCGCTTATCTGCTGCTGGTGTTTGGCCTGTCAGTCTATGCCTACAGCCGTCGTCAGAGCGGCAACTTCCTGAGTGAATATTTCCTCGGCAACCGCTCAATGGGCGGCTTTGTGCTGGCGATGACACTCACCGCCACCTATATCAGTGCCAGCTCGTTTATTGGCGGCCCCGGTGCCGCCTACAAATACGGTCTTGGCTGGGTGCTGCTGGCGATGATCCAACTGCCCGCCGTCTGGCTCTCGCTCGGCGTACTGGGTAAAAAGTTTGCCATTCTGGCGCGGCGCTACAACGCCATCACGCTGAACGACATGCTGTTTGCCCGCTACCAGAGCCGCCTGTTGGTGTGGCTGGCCAGCCTGAGCCTGCTTGTGGCTTTCCTGGGCGCGATGACGGTACAGTTTATCGGTGGTGCGCGTTTGCTGGAGACCGCGGCAGGCATTCCTTATGATAAGGGCCTGCTGATTTTTGGCGTCAGTATTGCGCTGTATACCGCGTTTGGCGGCTTCCGTGCCAGCGTCCTCAACGACGCCATGCAGGGGTTGGTCATGCTGTTGGGCACAATCTTGCTGCTGATTGCCGTGATCCACGCCGCTGGTGGCTTACACAGTGCGGTAGATAAGCTGCAACAGATCGATCCGGCGCTGGTCACACCGCAAGGTGGCGATCAGATCCTCAGCCTGCCGTTTATGGCTTCGTTCTGGATCCTGGTGTGCTTCGGGGTGATCGGACTGCCACACACCGCCGTTCGCTGCATTTCGTATAAAGACAGCAAGGCCGTGCACCGCGGCATTATTCTCGGTACGATCGTGGTCGCGGTGCTGATGTTTGGCATGCACCTGGCGGGAGCCCTGGGCCGTGCCGTACTCCCGGATCTACAAATCCCCGATCAGGTGATCCCCACGCTGATGGTCACCGTGCTGCCGCCTTACGCGGCGGGGATCTTCCTGGCCGCACCGATGGCTGCCATCATGTCAACCATCAATGCCCAACTGCTGCAGTCTTCTGCCACCATCATTAAAGACATGTATCTGGGCGTGCGCCCGCAGCTGATGCAGAACGAGAAGATGATCAAACGCTTCTCCAGCCTGACGACGCTGATCCTCGGATTGTTAGTGCTATTGGCCGCCTGGCGGCCGCCGGAAATGATCATCTGGCTGAACCTGCTGGCATTCGGCGGCCTGGAAGCCGTGTTTCTGTGGCCGCTGGTGCTGGGCCTGTATTGGGAGCGAGCCAACGCACAGGGAGCCCTTAGCTCAATGCTTGTCGGTGCGTTATGCTATACGCTATTAGCCAGCTTTGACCTGCGGCTGGCAGGGCTGCACCCTATTGTGCCTTCGCTGTTACTCAGCCTGTTGGCGTTTTATCTTGGTAACGTCTACGGCGAAAAACGCCAGTTGGCGTCATCCTTACCCTCTTGA
- a CDS encoding YhdT family protein yields MEQRFVQAHREARWALGLTLLYLLAWSLAAYLPDSTSGITGLPHWFEMACLLVPLLFIGLCWLMVRGIFRDIPLEDSDAN; encoded by the coding sequence ATGGAACAACGCTTTGTTCAAGCTCACCGCGAAGCACGCTGGGCGCTGGGCCTGACGCTGCTGTACCTGCTGGCCTGGTCGCTGGCGGCCTATCTGCCAGACAGTACAAGCGGCATCACCGGCCTGCCACACTGGTTCGAAATGGCCTGCCTGCTGGTACCGCTGCTGTTTATCGGCCTGTGCTGGCTGATGGTACGCGGCATCTTCCGCGACATTCCCCTGGAGGACAGCGATGCAAACTGA
- the accC gene encoding acetyl-CoA carboxylase biotin carboxylase subunit: MLDKIVIANRGEIALRILRACKELGIKTVAVHSSADRDLKHVLLADETVCIGPAPSVKSYLNIPAIISAAEITGAVAIHPGYGFLSENADFAEQVERSGFIFIGPRAETIRLMGDKVSAINAMKKAGVPCVPGSDGPLTDDMDKNRAFAKRIGYPVIIKASGGGGGRGMRVVRSDKDLEQSITMTKAEAKAAFNNDMVYMEKYLENPRHIEIQVLADGQGNAIYLAERDCSMQRRHQKVVEEAPAPGITPELRRYIGERCSKACVEIGYRGAGTFEFLYENGEFYFIEMNTRIQVEHPVTEMITGVDLIKEQLRIAAGQPLSIKQEEVKVQGHAVECRINAEDPNTFLPSPGKITRFHAPGGFGVRWESHIYAGYTVPPYYDSMIGKLITYGENRDVAIARMKNALAELIIDGIKTNVELQQKIMSDENFQHGGTNIHYLEKKLGLQET, translated from the coding sequence ATGCTTGATAAAATTGTTATCGCCAACCGTGGCGAGATCGCGCTTCGTATTCTGCGTGCTTGTAAGGAACTGGGCATCAAAACCGTTGCCGTTCACTCAAGCGCCGATCGCGATCTGAAACACGTACTGCTGGCAGATGAGACCGTTTGTATCGGCCCTGCTCCTTCAGTCAAAAGCTATCTGAACATTCCAGCGATCATCTCCGCCGCCGAAATCACCGGTGCCGTGGCGATCCACCCTGGCTATGGTTTCCTGTCCGAGAATGCTGATTTCGCCGAACAGGTTGAACGTTCAGGCTTTATTTTCATCGGCCCACGTGCAGAAACCATCCGTCTGATGGGCGATAAGGTTTCTGCCATCAACGCGATGAAAAAAGCGGGCGTACCTTGTGTTCCTGGTTCCGACGGCCCGCTGACCGATGACATGGATAAAAACCGTGCCTTCGCCAAGCGTATCGGTTATCCGGTGATTATCAAGGCTTCCGGCGGCGGCGGCGGTCGGGGTATGCGCGTTGTGCGCAGCGATAAAGATCTCGAACAGTCCATCACCATGACGAAAGCGGAAGCCAAAGCGGCTTTCAACAACGACATGGTCTATATGGAAAAATACCTGGAAAACCCACGCCACATCGAAATTCAGGTGTTGGCAGACGGCCAGGGCAACGCGATCTATCTGGCAGAACGTGACTGCTCCATGCAGCGCCGCCACCAGAAAGTGGTCGAAGAAGCCCCAGCACCAGGGATCACCCCGGAACTGCGCCGCTATATCGGCGAGCGCTGTTCAAAAGCCTGTGTGGAAATCGGTTATCGCGGAGCAGGTACCTTCGAGTTCCTGTATGAAAACGGCGAATTCTATTTCATTGAAATGAACACCCGTATTCAGGTGGAACACCCGGTGACCGAAATGATTACCGGCGTGGATCTGATCAAAGAGCAGTTGCGTATCGCTGCCGGTCAGCCGCTGTCGATCAAACAGGAAGAAGTGAAGGTGCAAGGCCACGCGGTAGAATGCCGTATCAACGCCGAAGACCCGAACACCTTCCTGCCAAGCCCGGGCAAAATTACCCGTTTCCATGCGCCCGGTGGCTTCGGTGTGCGCTGGGAATCTCATATCTACGCCGGTTATACCGTACCGCCGTACTATGACTCCATGATCGGCAAACTGATCACCTACGGTGAAAACCGTGACGTGGCCATTGCCCGCATGAAGAATGCCCTGGCTGAGCTGATCATCGACGGCATCAAAACCAACGTTGAACTGCAGCAGAAGATCATGAGCGACGAAAACTTCCAGCATGGTGGCACCAACATCCACTATCTGGAGAAGAAGCTGGGTCTGCAAGAAACCTGA